The Natronobacterium texcoconense genome includes the window TCCCGCAGCCGGACGCAGTCGAGCGGTACGACACAGTGACGGATGCAGTCGTCGACGTGAGAACGAAGTTGCCGTTTGATGAACGAGACCGGAACTGGTTTCTCGACGCCTTCACCGAGGTCGTTGTCCAGGGCTTTACGGATACTCTCTCTATGGTCGAACCCGATGCCGTGTTAACGGAACGTGAAGCTGCATATATCTCGATGATCAAAGACGTATACGAGAGTCGTGCAGATGAATTCGAACAGGCGGCTGATCGGCTCGGTATCGGTCGTACCAAACAAGTGTCTCCGTCAGAGACGCTGTTTTTCGTTCTGTTTCGGGGACTGCAGTCACATGTCGGCTTGTCTCCAAACATGGACCAGGTAAAGACAAAGGTGATTATTAACGACGAGTACGACGTCGAAATTCCGACACCGAAGTTCGATCCGGACGACAAGACTGAGCCACTGACGGATCGGCCAATGCCCGACCGGGGGGAGGATATCGCACGCCAGCTCATCGACGTCGGGCAAATGGTGTTTTATGGGCCGCCCGGAACTGGGAAAACGTATACTGCAGAGCAGTTCGCTCGCTGGTGGCTGAATCAACAACCCCACGTCGATCCTACGACAGGCCAGCTCGAGACGGTGACGTTCCATCCTTCGTTTACCTACGAGGACTTCATCGAAGGCCTGAGCGTCGACACAACCGAGGAAGGGCAGGTACGGTATGACGAACAGCCCGGTGTTTTCCTTGAGTTCGCGGAACGGGCTCGCCAAGCCTACTACGCGTCTGAGGATTCTGAGCCGGCGCCCCGGTACGTCATGATCATCGACGAGATCAACCGCGGGAATCTCGCCCAGATCTTCGGTGAGATGATCACCGCCTTAGAGGTAGACAAACGGCTTGACGGTAAGAACGAGGTCGCGATTTCGCTGGCTCACTCTGGGAATTCGTTCTCGATTCCGCCGAACCTCTACCTGATCGGGACGATGAACACCGCCGACCGATCGATCGCACTCGTTGATGCCGCCTTGCGGCGTCGCTTCCGGTTTCTGTCGTTCCCCCCGAATCTCGACAATGGCCGGGAAGCCAACGGCTTCGACAGTTGGGGCGCCGTCGAGGACGCTGCACGGACGACGGGCGATAATCGACTGATCGCCCAGTCACTAATTGCGGTTAAGATGCTGAATGATCGAATTCGCGATCAGCCTGATCTCGGTCGGGGCAAGCAGATCGGTCATTCATTCTTTTACGGGCTGTCGGACAATCAGGACGTCGTCGACATGTGGCGGTTCGAAATCCTACCCCTGCTCGAAGAGTACTTTTTCGGACAGTACGAGCGGATTCGTGATGCCCTGTTCTCCGGCAATGGCGAGCAGTTGTTCGACTGGAAGCACCAGCAGATCAAAGCGTTCGACGCCGCTGCCCTGGAGTCGGAACTGGGTTCGTTCGTCAGGGAATACGTCGAGGATACGGAGGCTGAATAGCGGTCCCATGTCGATCCCTGTTCCGCGCGACGAGACCGAGATCGCCGCCGATATTGAGCTCGGAGAGTACGAGGAATCCGATCCAATCGAGCTGGGCGAGCAGGCCGCGCGGATGCTGACCCATGATGTCAACGGAGGGTCAGATCGAGATGGAGATCGTATCAAGCTGTGGTATACCCGGGATGGAAAAGCAGTCCTCAAAGCGACCCAGTACGTCGGCATCGTCTCACTTCCGGATGGTCCAGTTATCCAGGTTCGTCCGAAAGCTGCGGGAACGAA containing:
- a CDS encoding McrB family protein; this encodes MAPGIVLASATSPTEQAVFDELVYQGVERARLSSYRPPGNDQIVHSWPLPLADHVDTSGLTAGDYVLFYRGRNRYSWAAKVKTVENDTNEIGDVLTGLVSNQGSEKIKPSDEFSDAVLFLDIPVPIELESYRLHDLLGIDQEALTRTVIPNDDAVKNLRDEFGSLEEMIRTTRETPSVFIEVTSVNDKPYKKPNGEFPLGSAVFSRSEDSDGRQIYETLRDPEVGDLVLHVRKDSRELAGVSTVASTLQEDFEGPPDDSWPQEVRGEGYFRPLGNYDPFDDPPDIDQDLLQNADYRDRLQRIYDSTENLFYDRNFELAHGAYFTESPLEFLYLCIAEQPALVDLAEERYWSIPQPDAVERYDTVTDAVVDVRTKLPFDERDRNWFLDAFTEVVVQGFTDTLSMVEPDAVLTEREAAYISMIKDVYESRADEFEQAADRLGIGRTKQVSPSETLFFVLFRGLQSHVGLSPNMDQVKTKVIINDEYDVEIPTPKFDPDDKTEPLTDRPMPDRGEDIARQLIDVGQMVFYGPPGTGKTYTAEQFARWWLNQQPHVDPTTGQLETVTFHPSFTYEDFIEGLSVDTTEEGQVRYDEQPGVFLEFAERARQAYYASEDSEPAPRYVMIIDEINRGNLAQIFGEMITALEVDKRLDGKNEVAISLAHSGNSFSIPPNLYLIGTMNTADRSIALVDAALRRRFRFLSFPPNLDNGREANGFDSWGAVEDAARTTGDNRLIAQSLIAVKMLNDRIRDQPDLGRGKQIGHSFFYGLSDNQDVVDMWRFEILPLLEEYFFGQYERIRDALFSGNGEQLFDWKHQQIKAFDAAALESELGSFVREYVEDTEAE